AATGGAAATAATTTCAGTATATTTTCACTGGCTTGCCTGGATGAGATTTTCGCTCCCTCAGGCACGTCATTGCTCGTTGCGTCTAGTTGTTCATTTTCCCCCGTTGTCGCTTCGGTCAACTGCTCTGCTTGCGCGGCTGATGCACTGCCTGCAAAACCTGGTGTTTGCGAAGCAAGCAGCAGTGTTGCCATCGCTGCGGTTGTTGCTTTGGTTGCGAACATTTTCAAACGTAAATTAAACTTCCAATTCAAACTCAAATCTGGACCTCTCCCTTCAATTTCATACAAAGAAGCATAACAAATAACCTCGCATGAATATTGCCAGTCTATTCTATGATACCATAAGCTTCCTTTTTAATCGTCGTTTTCGGGGCAATTTTACAAATGTGAATTTCTGCATATTGCTAATAACAGCAAAAAAAACGCCAACCACGTCGGCGTTTTCTCTGTTAGCCTGCACTCTTATGTAGGCTGAATCTACCTTGTCAACTACTCGCTTTAGACGAATCGTTCAACTTCGCCTGACCTTGGACATGGGTTTTCAAAAAGGGAATAACGGTATCCCAGAAGGCGGGATCTTCCTCTGAACAACTGTGTCCTCCGCTGTTGACCCATAGATGTTCAACAGGCGGATCGGCTTTGGACATAAAATATTCAAGCTCACTCGGGGGAATGAAATTATCTCCCTTGGAGTGCACCATAAGCATCGGCAGTTGCATCCCCCTGCGCCGTTCATTCAGCATCATCACCGGATCACGCTGACGATAGGATTTCAGAGATTCACCCAGTCGCCAGAACCAGATTCTCGGGATTAACTGGGCCAGTGGAAACAAGGGCAGACGCCGGCGTCTCAGCTCTGAACTGACGATTACCTCAAATTGCGATGGCATCGAGTCCGTAATCACTGCTGATACAGGAATTCCCTCCGTCACTGCAAGAATCGTACCCAGTCCACCCAAAGAATGTCCAAGTACTCCGATTGCATCTGCATCAATCTCTGGTCGTGCAGTCGTATACTGCAACGCCGCAAGCAGATCATCCCGGAACAGGTAGGCAGATGCAGCACGAACCGGATCACTGGCCCCGTGACTACGCACATCATACATAAATAAGGCATATCCTGCTTCCCAGATCGGACGTGCGTAACGAAGAACACGGGAGCGATTAGAGCCCCAGCCATGTGCAATAATAATGAGCGGCCATGGTTTCGGAATGTCGACTCTGGCCGGGATGAACCAGCCATGCACCCGACCTCCCCCACTGTCAAAGGTCACATCCTCAAATGGCATTGGGGGTGTCAGTGTGATTGGAATCTTCTTGGGTGTCTGGCTCTTTACCGCTGCCTTCCATAAACCACCTGCCGTTACTGCGGCCACGGCGAGCATGCCGCCTATCATTGTTTTAGCTTTCACAGGGCATCTCTCCTCTCCGAATTCTGGCATACATCCATCATAAAACAATAGAATGAACGGCACGTTAAGCGACATGGGTTTTTATGATAAAGATTAATCTAACAATTAATCTAAAGGCACCTTCATATATATACCCAAATGTACATATCCCTCATCTGACGCTAGAATCCTAGGCTCCAGCTGCTTCCACAAATCTCCGTGCACATGCTGCAATCTGCTCATGATCTCCTGCTACAAGAGCTTCTCGTGGTAAAAGTGCACTTCCCAGACCCACTGCAGCAGCGCCTGCTGCGTAATAATCAGCAATATTCTCCAGTGTGGCACCACCTGTTGCCAGCAGTGGAATATGATTCAGTGGAGCTTTGATCTCCCGCAGATACGGTATGCCCAGACTCGCCATCGGAAACAACTTCACAACTCGTGCTCCCGCTTCATGGGCAGCGACAATCTCAGTAGGTGTCATGGCTCCAGGCCAGATCTCGACACCATGTTCTACAGCATATTCAATGACAGACAGATCGACATTGGGAGACACCAGAAATTGTGCTCCTGCAGCGACCGCTTCCTTCGCCATCTGCACATTCAGCACCGTACCCGCTCCAACAAAAGCCTTTCCTTCATGCCGCTCACGCCAGTCTGCAATAATATCATGTGCTCCAGGTGTATTCAGTGTGACTTCCATAAGTCGGATTCCACCACCTGTCATACCTTGTCCAGCTGTTACTGCCGCTTCGCGGCTTATACCACGTACAATCGCGACCAGCCTTGACTCCAATAGTACTTCCGTCAGATTCATATCCAGTTCCCCTTGCTTTATCAATTCGGCAGCCGAAGACAGGCAATCATGGTCACCGCTTTTCCGTTATTCATTATTGTAAAGCATATCCTCTCCTGGATGAAATCATTTGATCCAATATTCACTTCTTCCTATTAAAAAGACATTGAATTCAACTTGGTTTTGTAGTCAACCTGAAGGAAACAAGGGCAATCGCCAACGCCAACAGCAGGACCATACCACCAATCCACCCCAAATTTTGAACGGAATTGTATTTCACAACTACACCTCCAAATCCGGCACCGAAAGTCATACCTATGTTCATTACTGCCGTATTGTAACTCAGGACTGTTTCAGAAGACTGTGGTCTCAATGTTATCAAATAGAACTGATTCGCGGGCGTTGTTATCCAGGCAGCTGTGCCCCAAATCATGATGGTCAGAAGAATACCTATTGTGGAACCTGCTGTGATTGGCAAAATAAACAGGGCACCAGCATGAATAATCAAACTGATTGGAATCGTGCGAACAGGTCCCCATCGATCTACCGCATAGCCGCCAAGACGGGAACCTATGAATGCAAATACACCCAATACAAGTAACGCCGTACTAATCATTTCTATTGAAAAATCGGCTACTGAACTTAAAAGTGGAGCGATATAAGCAAATACCATGGTGTAACCCAGAATCCAGAAAACAGTCGTCAATAATCCGGTGATAACCTTTTTATCTTTGATAATCAATAATTGTTTCTTCAGGGAGAGAGACGGGTTACCCTCCATTCGAGGAATAAATCTGTACAACAGCATGAAATTAATAAATGCGATAATTGCAATCATGATATAAACATAGTGCCAATCCATGTAGGCAGCAATGAAGGTACCAATCGGCACTCCTAATACCAATGAAACGGTGAATCCTGTGATGACAGTTGCAATGGCACTACCCTGTTTGCCAGCAGGAGCTAGCCTTGCAGCATAGTTCGTGGCTAGGACAAAATACAGACCACCACTCATGGCCAATACGATGCGTGAGAACATAAGCATGCCGAAGTTCAAACTGAAGAATGCAATGATATTTCCCAAGATAAAAATAAGCATGGAATACAGAAGTACTTTTTTACGTTGTAACTTGGAAGTCAGCATGACCAGAGCCCAGGCACCCAATGCATGAGATAGTGCATATACGGTGACCAATTGTCCCGCTATTGAGATCGAAACCTGTAAATCGCGGGCGATGATATCTAAAACGCCAGATACGACAAATTCGGCTGTTCCCACAACAAAGGCTCCTAAAGCCAATAAATAGATAATAAATGAATTCATTTCAGTCTCCTTTATTCAAAAGAATAGTGTGTGAAATCTTCTGGATATATTCGTTTGTTAAAATTTATAATAGATATAAAAGACAAATTATATCTATTATAAATACAAAAAAATACTTAATGCATCATTGATATTTTACCGGCAATCGAAGATAATTTTCGATTTTTAAACACTTCTTCCATCTGTCCTTCGGCAGTGATCATGGTTTCTTGAATTAAGCATCCCTGTTTATGATGACAGCAATCAAACAGAGAGGTTGTACCCTCAATCGCCTGTATGATGTCCAAAAACGTAAGATCCTCCCACTTCTCCTGAAGTGTATACCCGCCTTGGGCACCAGATGACGAATGAATCATCCCCTCTTTCGTCAATTTGGTTAAAATCTTGGACAGATAGGTGGGTGAAACATTCTGCCACTTTGAAAGCTGCTGCACACCCACAGGTTTATCTGAATTGGATGCCGCAAGAAAAAGCATCGTGTGCAGGGCGTAATTGGTAGCTTTGGAATACTTCATCATCTCATTCCCCTCTAATAAAAGACTTAATAGATCTACAATAACTCCTTTAATGCAATTACGTCAATAACCCCCTCTCATAAAAGTGGCACATTGCGTCCACTCCTTCATCAGAGGAGGCTCTTGTTACAAACAACTGTTCCAGCAATATCTATACCTACAGTTCCAATCTAAATGCATGCTTTAGGCATTTTCCAATACGTTATCCTTCTCCAAATCTTTAAAGTATCGATCGTTATATAACATGCTTGGATGTGTTGGATGATAGGCGAGTGCGATATCATTATGTTCCCGGGCCTTGGCACGGTTACCCATCCGGTCATAACACACACATAGTTGCAGATGCGGCATCCAGGTCCAGGCTGCTTCATTCAGCACTACCATAGGGTCATCAGGACGTACAGCACGAGTCGCCTGTTCGTACCAGAACAGGGCCTTGCGATAATCTTCACGGTCGGCAAAATAACCACCCAATCGACAGCAAATCTCGGCTCTTGGCAAATCATAGGCAAATGATCGGAACAACGCCGTGACTTCCTGTTCCGGATGTTCAAGTGCAGCTTCACAATCCGCAATTTTCTGGCAAGCAGCGATCTGATCTTCCACCCATCCCAGCCCGGTATCCAGAAACTTCTCATAGTACTTCACCGCATCCCCATGCTGTCCATGGTCCTTCAGTTCATTACCGAAGTAGTACAAGTCACGCGGCCCGAATTCTTCTCCGGCCTGTTCCCTTTTGCGATAGATCCGCAGATTCCGATCGGTATACTCCTTATCTTTCTTGTGGGTAACCGCTATATCACTATGCAGCAGATTGCCCGCTACAGCCAGATATTCATGCACTGCCCCAATCCAGCGAAATTGCCGATCCCGACGCACCAGACGATTCCGGCGCAGGCTGTAGGCTACCTTGCCATCTGCTGTGAATGACAGATTGTAATCCATCGTCACACTATCAACATCCGGGTCCAGCGAACGTTTCAAGGCGATCAGTTTCGCTCGATCTTCCGGTTCGAACACATCGTCGGCATCCAGCCACAGAATATATTCACTCTTTGCCTGATCGAAAGCATAGTTGCGTGCTGCTGCAAAGTCATCCACCCATTCAAAATCAACGATACGATCCGTATATCTGGAAGCGATCTGACGAGTACGATCCGTCGAACCGGTATCCACGATTACAATCTCATCGGCAATGCCGTTGACCGAGTCCAGACATCTGGCGAGGGAAGCTTCTTCATTTTTCACAATCATACACAAGGTAATACTGATCGTCTCCTCCCCTCGTCTGGCCCTGCGATTAAATGCAGATACCCCCGGCAGTTCGGACAAACGATAGATGTGGTATGCGGGGAAATGAGTATCAACGAATAAACGAAAACCCAGTGCCTGAGCACGGATGCAGAAATGACGATCTTCGCCCCAGAAGGATACATTGGGAATCTGGTCATATGAAGCTCCTGCTGCCAGAACATTTTTGCGAATAAGAGTACATGCCCCTAGCCCTCCAACTTCATAACAACCCGGGATCCGCAGTTGAGTTAGAAAAGCAGTCGCTTGCGTGCCCTCGTCCTCCGTCTCGGTTCCGTCTAATGTTTTTCCACCGCGGCGAAACAAAGCATACTCATCTTGCAGCCATACCTGCGGCATTTCCCTGGCATCCGGCTGCCAGCGGGTCCAAAAGATATTGGATACAATGTCTTTGCCACTCGATACAAGTTGCTCCAGCGTCCGCGGATGCAGCACCAAGTCAGAATCAATCAGGAAAACTGCATCGTAGTGATTGTCGCGTGCATATTGCAATATGCGATTTTTCAAACCGGCTACACGCCAAATCTGCTCATCCTGCCAATAGTGTCCTCCCTCATCCTTGGTGTACACCCCTTTGTTGTCAGAACTACCACTACCATGTTCATCTGGTTGAATAACCGTCCCCTCATGCTGAAGCACAAATTCACGCAATATA
This Paenibacillus xylanexedens DNA region includes the following protein-coding sequences:
- a CDS encoding MFS transporter yields the protein MNSFIIYLLALGAFVVGTAEFVVSGVLDIIARDLQVSISIAGQLVTVYALSHALGAWALVMLTSKLQRKKVLLYSMLIFILGNIIAFFSLNFGMLMFSRIVLAMSGGLYFVLATNYAARLAPAGKQGSAIATVITGFTVSLVLGVPIGTFIAAYMDWHYVYIMIAIIAFINFMLLYRFIPRMEGNPSLSLKKQLLIIKDKKVITGLLTTVFWILGYTMVFAYIAPLLSSVADFSIEMISTALLVLGVFAFIGSRLGGYAVDRWGPVRTIPISLIIHAGALFILPITAGSTIGILLTIMIWGTAAWITTPANQFYLITLRPQSSETVLSYNTAVMNIGMTFGAGFGGVVVKYNSVQNLGWIGGMVLLLALAIALVSFRLTTKPS
- a CDS encoding RrF2 family transcriptional regulator, with protein sequence MKYSKATNYALHTMLFLAASNSDKPVGVQQLSKWQNVSPTYLSKILTKLTKEGMIHSSSGAQGGYTLQEKWEDLTFLDIIQAIEGTTSLFDCCHHKQGCLIQETMITAEGQMEEVFKNRKLSSIAGKISMMH
- a CDS encoding alpha/beta hydrolase, with the protein product MKAKTMIGGMLAVAAVTAGGLWKAAVKSQTPKKIPITLTPPMPFEDVTFDSGGGRVHGWFIPARVDIPKPWPLIIIAHGWGSNRSRVLRYARPIWEAGYALFMYDVRSHGASDPVRAASAYLFRDDLLAALQYTTARPEIDADAIGVLGHSLGGLGTILAVTEGIPVSAVITDSMPSQFEVIVSSELRRRRLPLFPLAQLIPRIWFWRLGESLKSYRQRDPVMMLNERRRGMQLPMLMVHSKGDNFIPPSELEYFMSKADPPVEHLWVNSGGHSCSEEDPAFWDTVIPFLKTHVQGQAKLNDSSKASS
- a CDS encoding bifunctional 4-hydroxy-2-oxoglutarate aldolase/2-dehydro-3-deoxy-phosphogluconate aldolase gives rise to the protein MNLTEVLLESRLVAIVRGISREAAVTAGQGMTGGGIRLMEVTLNTPGAHDIIADWRERHEGKAFVGAGTVLNVQMAKEAVAAGAQFLVSPNVDLSVIEYAVEHGVEIWPGAMTPTEIVAAHEAGARVVKLFPMASLGIPYLREIKAPLNHIPLLATGGATLENIADYYAAGAAAVGLGSALLPREALVAGDHEQIAACARRFVEAAGA
- a CDS encoding glycosyltransferase family 2 protein → MIVKNEEASLARCLDSVNGIADEIVIVDTGSTDRTRQIASRYTDRIVDFEWVDDFAAARNYAFDQAKSEYILWLDADDVFEPEDRAKLIALKRSLDPDVDSVTMDYNLSFTADGKVAYSLRRNRLVRRDRQFRWIGAVHEYLAVAGNLLHSDIAVTHKKDKEYTDRNLRIYRKREQAGEEFGPRDLYYFGNELKDHGQHGDAVKYYEKFLDTGLGWVEDQIAACQKIADCEAALEHPEQEVTALFRSFAYDLPRAEICCRLGGYFADREDYRKALFWYEQATRAVRPDDPMVVLNEAAWTWMPHLQLCVCYDRMGNRAKAREHNDIALAYHPTHPSMLYNDRYFKDLEKDNVLENA